The following coding sequences are from one Propionispora hippei DSM 15287 window:
- a CDS encoding zinc-dependent alcohol dehydrogenase yields MKTIAAVKIGSLKDPHEETRGRVQVLDFPEQQMGDEDVKIKVAYCAICGSDPHLVEGIFDLEPPFGLGHEVSGVIVALGQHATRKGLKVGDRVAGNFLKFCGTCYYCLNEQEQFCENAGESNRPGMSEYLVWHESQVWKIPDSVSLEEACLLEPVSIAVRILDKAKMKIGQRVAVSGGGPIGLLTLQMLKMFGATSLTLIEPIRERQELAREFGAEYIIDPIAEDVCEQAGKITDNRGYDLVIEASGSPKAANAACDIAARGGTVLYIAMFPKNYEMPFNLYDKCYFNELTVSGIYVAPYAYPRAAQMLPRMNLKPFIQKIFTIDQAEEAFAAQVSGKYTKILIKCNDL; encoded by the coding sequence TTGAAAACTATTGCAGCTGTTAAAATCGGCAGTCTGAAAGATCCCCATGAAGAGACCAGGGGGCGCGTACAGGTACTTGATTTTCCCGAACAGCAAATGGGGGATGAGGATGTCAAAATCAAGGTCGCATATTGTGCAATCTGCGGTTCCGATCCCCACTTAGTGGAAGGCATTTTTGATCTTGAGCCACCTTTCGGTCTCGGACATGAAGTGTCCGGCGTTATTGTAGCTTTGGGGCAACACGCTACCAGGAAAGGCCTTAAGGTGGGTGATCGGGTAGCGGGAAACTTCTTGAAGTTTTGTGGTACCTGTTATTATTGCCTAAATGAACAGGAACAGTTTTGTGAAAATGCGGGGGAATCCAATAGGCCGGGTATGTCGGAATACCTTGTGTGGCATGAATCCCAGGTGTGGAAAATTCCTGACAGTGTCAGTCTGGAAGAAGCCTGCTTGCTGGAGCCGGTGTCTATTGCAGTTAGAATTCTGGACAAAGCAAAGATGAAGATTGGTCAAAGAGTGGCTGTTTCCGGCGGCGGCCCCATTGGTTTATTGACGCTTCAAATGCTCAAGATGTTTGGTGCTACCTCCTTGACGCTCATCGAGCCAATCCGGGAGAGGCAAGAACTGGCGCGGGAATTCGGTGCAGAATACATCATTGATCCTATAGCTGAGGATGTATGTGAGCAGGCTGGAAAAATTACCGACAACCGGGGCTACGACTTGGTAATAGAAGCATCCGGTTCTCCCAAGGCAGCTAATGCAGCGTGTGATATTGCCGCCAGAGGAGGGACCGTTCTCTACATCGCCATGTTCCCCAAAAATTACGAAATGCCCTTTAATCTCTATGATAAATGCTATTTTAACGAGCTTACCGTTTCCGGTATCTATGTGGCTCCCTACGCCTACCCCCGGGCTGCCCAGATGCTCCCCCGAATGAACCTAAAACCTTTCATCCAAAAGATATTTACGATTGACCAGGCTGAAGAAGCATTTGCTGCCCAGGTTAGTGGCAAATATACCAAGATTCTTATCAAATGCAATGATCTTTAA